Proteins found in one Passer domesticus isolate bPasDom1 chromosome 16, bPasDom1.hap1, whole genome shotgun sequence genomic segment:
- the CABLES2 gene encoding CDK5 and ABL1 enzyme substrate 2 isoform X2, whose translation MAAATACGSPPPRPPREQPPPRKRGDSRRRQAALFFLNNISLDGRPPCPPAEKPPLPAGPGDGEEAAAEPAGAPPRLLPPPPVCQPPPALLLPGVPALAAAGAKGDADPARGGIFLPQLLLGGPLCPPPPAPPALPGMLAAPKPGAPGLLSPTQSAAGGGFALEAQRQRTKHISGSPRHKSLKKMHFIKNMRQYDTKNSRIVLICAKRTLCVAFSILPYGEGLRISDLKMEGQKQRHPSGGVSVSTEMVLGLEGVELGADGKVVSYAKFLYPTNALVVRKADAYGAAPPCRASAPRSLPGSRYKPVTAKTIPAGTDIGSEAGEAAEYDPNLLDDPQWPCGKHKRVLIFASYMTTVIEYVKPSDLKKDMNETFREKFPHIKLTLSKIRSLKREMRNLSEECSLEPVTVSMAYVYFEKLVLQGKLNKQNRKLCAGACVLLAAKISSDLRKHEVKHLIDKLEERFRFNRRDLIGFEFTVLVALELALYLPENQVLPHYRRLTQQS comes from the exons ATGGCTGCGGCCACGGCGTGCGGCTCCCCGcctccccgcccgccccgcgagCAGCCGCCGCCGCGCAAGCGGGGCGACTCCCGGCGGCGGCAGGCCGCCCTCTTCTTCCTCAACAACATCTCCCTGGACGGGCGGCCGCCCTGCCCGCCCGCCGAGAagccgccgctgcccgccggcCCGGGCGACGGGGAAGAGGCGGCGGCGGAGCCGGCCGGAGCCCCCCCGCGCCtgctgcccccgccgcccgtATGCCAGCCGCCGCCcgccctgctcctgcccggcGTGCCCGCGCTCGCCGCCGCCGGAGCCAAGGGGGATGCGGACCCCGCCCGCGGGGGCATCTTCCTGccgcagctgctgctgggcggCCCGCTgtgcccgccgcccccggcgccgcccgCCCTGCCGGGGATGCTGGCGGCCCCCAAGCCGGGCGCCCCGGGGCTGCTGAGCCCCACGCAgagcgcggcgggcggcggcttCGCTCTGGAGGCGCAGCGGCAGAG AACCAAGCACATATCTGGGTCTCCAAGACACAAAAGCTTGAAGAAGATGCACTTCATCAAGAACATGAGGCAGTATGACACCAAGAACAGCAG GATAGTGTTGATCTGTGCTAAACGAACGCTGTGTGTGGCGTTTTCTATCCTGCCTTACGGCGAGGGGCTGCGGATCAG TGATCTGAAAATGGAGGGACAGAAACAGCGACATCCTTCTGGGGGAGTTTCAGTATCTACTGAGATGGTGCTTGGACTGGAAGGAGTAGAGCTGGGTGCTGATGGCAAG GTTGTGTCCTATGCAAAATTCTTGTACCCGACCAACGCTCTGGTTGTTCGCAAAGCCGACGCCTACGGTGCTGCTCCCCCCTGTCGAGCCAGTGCTCCCCGGAGTCTTCCTGGATCAAGATACAAACCTGTGACAGCAAAAACAATACCAGCAGGGACAGACATTG GAAGTgaagctggagaagctgcagagtATGATCCAAATCTTCTGGATGATCCTCAGTGGCCCTGTGGAAAACATAAACGTGTTCTCATCTTTGCCTCCTACATG ACTACAGTCATAGAGTATGTGAAACCCTCAGACCTTAAAAAGGATATGAATGAAACCTTTAGAGAGAAGTTTCCTCATATCAAGTTGACACTGAGCAAAATTAGGAG TTTAAAGAGAGAGATGAGAAACCTGAGTGAGGAATGCAGTCTGGAGCCCGTGACTGTCTCCATGGCTTACGTTTACTTTGAGAAGCTCGTCCTCCAAGGCAAACTCAACAAACAGAACCGCAAACTGTGCGCTGGTGCTTGTGTTCTGCTCGCAGCCAAGATCAGCAGTGACCTCAGGAAACATGAAGTGAAACACCTAATAGAT AAACTAGAAGAGAGATTCAGATTCAACAGAAGGGATCTCATTGGTTTTGAATTCACCGTCCTCGTGGCTTTGGAACTGGCTCTGTATCTCCCTGAAAACCAAGTTTTACCTCACTACAGACGGCTCACACAACAGTCTTAA
- the CABLES2 gene encoding CDK5 and ABL1 enzyme substrate 2 isoform X1, with the protein MAAATACGSPPPRPPREQPPPRKRGDSRRRQAALFFLNNISLDGRPPCPPAEKPPLPAGPGDGEEAAAEPAGAPPRLLPPPPVCQPPPALLLPGVPALAAAGAKGDADPARGGIFLPQLLLGGPLCPPPPAPPALPGMLAAPKPGAPGLLSPTQSAAGGGFALEAQRQRRRFISQRCSLDFLEDIVEYASVRRTKHISGSPRHKSLKKMHFIKNMRQYDTKNSRIVLICAKRTLCVAFSILPYGEGLRISDLKMEGQKQRHPSGGVSVSTEMVLGLEGVELGADGKVVSYAKFLYPTNALVVRKADAYGAAPPCRASAPRSLPGSRYKPVTAKTIPAGTDIGSEAGEAAEYDPNLLDDPQWPCGKHKRVLIFASYMTTVIEYVKPSDLKKDMNETFREKFPHIKLTLSKIRSLKREMRNLSEECSLEPVTVSMAYVYFEKLVLQGKLNKQNRKLCAGACVLLAAKISSDLRKHEVKHLIDKLEERFRFNRRDLIGFEFTVLVALELALYLPENQVLPHYRRLTQQS; encoded by the exons ATGGCTGCGGCCACGGCGTGCGGCTCCCCGcctccccgcccgccccgcgagCAGCCGCCGCCGCGCAAGCGGGGCGACTCCCGGCGGCGGCAGGCCGCCCTCTTCTTCCTCAACAACATCTCCCTGGACGGGCGGCCGCCCTGCCCGCCCGCCGAGAagccgccgctgcccgccggcCCGGGCGACGGGGAAGAGGCGGCGGCGGAGCCGGCCGGAGCCCCCCCGCGCCtgctgcccccgccgcccgtATGCCAGCCGCCGCCcgccctgctcctgcccggcGTGCCCGCGCTCGCCGCCGCCGGAGCCAAGGGGGATGCGGACCCCGCCCGCGGGGGCATCTTCCTGccgcagctgctgctgggcggCCCGCTgtgcccgccgcccccggcgccgcccgCCCTGCCGGGGATGCTGGCGGCCCCCAAGCCGGGCGCCCCGGGGCTGCTGAGCCCCACGCAgagcgcggcgggcggcggcttCGCTCTGGAGGCGCAGCGGCAGAG AAGGCGTTTTATCTCCCAGCGCTGCTCTCTAGACTTTTTAGAAGACATAGTGGAATATGCCAGTGTACGAAG AACCAAGCACATATCTGGGTCTCCAAGACACAAAAGCTTGAAGAAGATGCACTTCATCAAGAACATGAGGCAGTATGACACCAAGAACAGCAG GATAGTGTTGATCTGTGCTAAACGAACGCTGTGTGTGGCGTTTTCTATCCTGCCTTACGGCGAGGGGCTGCGGATCAG TGATCTGAAAATGGAGGGACAGAAACAGCGACATCCTTCTGGGGGAGTTTCAGTATCTACTGAGATGGTGCTTGGACTGGAAGGAGTAGAGCTGGGTGCTGATGGCAAG GTTGTGTCCTATGCAAAATTCTTGTACCCGACCAACGCTCTGGTTGTTCGCAAAGCCGACGCCTACGGTGCTGCTCCCCCCTGTCGAGCCAGTGCTCCCCGGAGTCTTCCTGGATCAAGATACAAACCTGTGACAGCAAAAACAATACCAGCAGGGACAGACATTG GAAGTgaagctggagaagctgcagagtATGATCCAAATCTTCTGGATGATCCTCAGTGGCCCTGTGGAAAACATAAACGTGTTCTCATCTTTGCCTCCTACATG ACTACAGTCATAGAGTATGTGAAACCCTCAGACCTTAAAAAGGATATGAATGAAACCTTTAGAGAGAAGTTTCCTCATATCAAGTTGACACTGAGCAAAATTAGGAG TTTAAAGAGAGAGATGAGAAACCTGAGTGAGGAATGCAGTCTGGAGCCCGTGACTGTCTCCATGGCTTACGTTTACTTTGAGAAGCTCGTCCTCCAAGGCAAACTCAACAAACAGAACCGCAAACTGTGCGCTGGTGCTTGTGTTCTGCTCGCAGCCAAGATCAGCAGTGACCTCAGGAAACATGAAGTGAAACACCTAATAGAT AAACTAGAAGAGAGATTCAGATTCAACAGAAGGGATCTCATTGGTTTTGAATTCACCGTCCTCGTGGCTTTGGAACTGGCTCTGTATCTCCCTGAAAACCAAGTTTTACCTCACTACAGACGGCTCACACAACAGTCTTAA
- the RPS21 gene encoding small ribosomal subunit protein eS21: MQNDAGEFVDLYVPRKCSASNRIIGAKDHASIQINISEVDKVTGRVNGQFKTYAICGPIRRMGESDDSILRLAKNDGIVSKNF, from the exons ATGCAGAACGACGCCGGGGAGTTCGTGGACCTTTACGTCCCTCGGAAATG CTCTGCTAGCAACCGAATCATTGGTGCTAAGGATCATGCTTCCATCCAGATAAACATTTCTGAG GTGGACAAGGTGACAGGCAGGGTGAACGGCCAGTTCAAGACTTACGCCATCTGCGGCCCCATCCGGAGAATG GGTGAATCAGATGACTCCATTTTGCGTCTGGCAAAAAATGATGGAATTGTGTCCAA GAACTTTTAA